From one Montipora capricornis isolate CH-2021 chromosome 10, ASM3666992v2, whole genome shotgun sequence genomic stretch:
- the LOC138020876 gene encoding uncharacterized protein, protein MPVTIKALKKENNGLRNQIDALTKELKNMQARIDSKMTKETSRSSPPLSPVDQAEVSKSIKFLGVECDDLNNFQGKILEEISNLKVNLKVIAKKVDDLAQTIEEFQAYSYGFNVKILGVPECVSQESALQTSNLCVAIFSKMGAEVTLTDIDIAHRVKPRITSNRPKLIICKFTRRLAREEVMKRRTAISLVQMM, encoded by the coding sequence ATGCCAGTCACTATTAAAGctttaaagaaggaaaacaacGGCCTCAGGAATCAAATTGATGCACTAACAAAGGAATTGAAGAATATGCAAGCCAGAATCGACAGCAAAATGACGAAGGAGACAAGTCGATCCTCGCCGCCATTATCTCCCGTCGATCAGGCGGAGGTTTCGAAGAGTATCAAGTTCCTGGGCGTTGAATGTGATGACTTAAATAACTTTCAAGGTAAAATTTTAGAAGAAATATCTAATCTTAAAGTCAACCTGAAGGTCATTGCCAAAAAAGTCGATGACCTAGCTCAGACCATTGAAGAGTTTCAAGCTTACAGCTATGGCTTTAATGTTAAAATATTAGGTGTACCGGAATGTGTGAGCCAAGAGTCTGCTTTGCAAACTAGTAATCTGTGTGTTGCGATCTTCAGCAAGATGGGTGCTGAAGTTACATTAACTGATATTGACATTGCTCATCGTGTGAAGCCAAGAATCACTTCCAACCGGCCGAAGCTGATCATCTGCAAATTCACCAGGCGATTAGCCCGTGAAGAAGTGATGAAACGAAGGACCGCAATTTCACTTGTTCAGATGATGTGA
- the LOC138020877 gene encoding uncharacterized protein has product MADVLAETVGENHAMDGVERSDSKFKSNTSLFCCSEHFVSTDYKRSLTGKRKDLLPSAIPSRFQWTKVSSHEIERAKQSERREAKSTITYLAACLKNEGDHPLEITEVKSVNEHQSEDLAEVVADLKCQLALSKFCIERFKNSDDDIFFYTGFPNYNTLMVFWEYVKPCAESLISWNLARSKSEENFTASFPYLHEVDKKRERRRSIDPIDQLWMFLTRIRLGLFERDLAHRYGVSVATVSDVLVTWVNYLYIMLGRLPIWVSKDKIKDYLPEGFKGQYQDIRGIFDCTEIKCDMPKDLQTHSEMYSDYKSHNTYKGFICISPNGWVTFVSHLFPGRISDFCSLVEPGDKYLADKGFDVHDLMALKGASLYIPPKRQSVQDQFTKNECLETMSIANVRIHVERSIKRVKAWHIFDQVVPLSMHGCINQLWTVASLLVNFQNPILSV; this is encoded by the exons ATGGCGGATGTTTTAGCAGAAACTGTCGGTGAAAATCATGCTATGG ATGGAGTGGAACGATCTGACAGCAAGTTTAAATCGAATACGTCTCTGTTTTGCTGCTCGGAACATTTTGTTTCAACGGACTACAAGCGCAGTTTAACTGGGAAAAGGAAAGATCTTTTGCCATCTGCTATTCCTTCGCGGTTTCAGTGGACCAAAGTATCAAGTCACGAGATCGAAAGGGCAAAGCAAAGCGAAAGGAGAGAGGCGAAATCAACCATCACATATTTGGCTGCATGTTTAAAGAATGAAGGTGATCATCCACTGGAAATCACCGAGGTAAAAAGTGTAAACGAGCATCAAAGTGAAGATTTGGCAGAGGTCGTTGCAGATTTAAAATGCCAACTGGCACTGTCCAAGTTTTGTATAGAGAGATTTAAGAATAGTGATGATGATATTTTCTTTTATACGGGTTTTCCAAATTACAATACTTTGATGGTATTCTGGGAGTATGTTAAGCCGTGTGCAGAGTCTTTAATTAGCTGGAATCTCGCTCGTAGTAAAAGTGAAGAAAACTTTACTGCTTCATTTCCGTATTTACACGAGGTAGACAAGAAAAGGGAGAGGAGGCGCAGTATTGATCCTATAGATCAACTATGGATGTTTTTGACCAGAATTAGATTGGGATTATTTGAAAGGGACCTGGCACACAGATACGGTGTTTCTGTAGCAACAGTTTCTGATGTTTTAGTGACATGGGTAAACTATCTGTACATCATGCTAGGAAGACTGCCAATATGGGTTTCCAAGGATAAAATCAAGGATTATCTACCTGAGGGATTTAAAGGCCAGTATCAAGATATCAGAGGGATTTTTGACTGCACAGAAATAAAATGTGACATGCCCAAGGACCTTCAAACACACTCTGAAATGTACTCAGACTACAAATCCCACAATACTTATAAAGGTTTTATTTGCATCTCCCCTAATGGTTGGGTGACTTTTGTCAGCCACCTGTTTCCTGGCCGCATAAGTGACTTCTGTAGCCTTGTGGAACCTGGAGATAAATACCTTGCTGACAAAGGATTTGATGTACATGATCTCATGGCCTTGAAAGGTGCAAGTTTGTATATTCCACCCAAAAGGCAATCAGTACAGGATCAGTTTACAAAGAATGAATGCCTTGAGACCATGAGCATTGCTAATGTTAGGATCCATGTAGAAAGGTCAATCAAACGGGTGAAGGCATGGCACATATTTGATCAAGTAGTACCATTGTCTATGCATGGTTGCATAAATCAGTTATGGACTGTTGCATCCTTACTTGTAAATTTTCAGAACCCAATTCTTTCTGTCTGA